The following is a genomic window from Acidimicrobiales bacterium.
GGGTCAAGGTGGTCGGCAGCGGCCACTCGTTCACCGACATCGCCTGCACCGACGGCGTCCTCGTCGACCTCGACGGCTACGGCCGGGTGCTGTCGACCGACCCCGCGGCCGGCACGGTCACCGTCCAGGCCGGCATCACCCTCGCCCGCCTGAACGACGAGCTGGCGGCCCGGGGCCTCGCGCTCGAGAACCTGGGCGACGTCGCCTACCAGACCGTCGCCGGCGCCACGTCGACGGGCACGCACGGCACCGGCCTCGCCTACCGGGGCCTGGCCGCCGGCATCACCGCCATGCGCCTCGTGCTGGCCGACGGGTCGGTGCTCGACTGCTCCGCCGACGCCGAGCCCGCCGTGTGGTCGGCGGCCCGGGTCGGCCTCGGCGCGCTCGGGATCGTCTCGACCCTGACCCTGCGGTGCGACCCGGCCTTCACCGTCCACGCCGTCGAGGCGCCCATGCGGATGGAGGAGGTGATGGCCGACCTCGACGGGTTCTTCGCCAGCGCCGACCACGCCGAGCTCTACTGGGTGCCCCACACCCGCTGGGCGCTGACCAAGCGCAACACGAGGACGGCCGAGGCGGCCGTGCCCCGGTCCCGGTGGGCCGAGTGGCGCGACGACGTGCTGCTGTCCAACGTGGCCTTCGGGGCCATGTGCCGGCTGGGCCGGCTGCGCCCGTCGTGGATCCCCCGGCTGGCCAAGCTGGTGCCGTCGACCGGCACGATCGACTACTCGGACCGCAGCGACCGGGTGTTCACGAGCCCCCGGCTGGTGCGGTTCTGCGAGATGGAGTACGCCGTGCCCCGGGAGGCGCTCGGCGAGGCCCTCGACCGGGTGCGGGCCCTCGTCGACCGGCTCGGCATCCAGCTCAGCTTCCCCGTCGAGGTCCGGGTGACGGCGGCCGACGACATCCCGCTCAGCACGGCGTCGGGCCGGGACTCGGGCTACATCGCCGTCCACACCTACCGCGGCACCCCGCACGACCAGTACTTCGCGGGCGTCGAGGCGATCATGGACGACTACGGCGGCCGCCCCCACTGGGGCAAGCTCCACTACCAGACGGCGCGAGCCCTGGTCCCGAGGTACCCCGCCTGGGACGACTTCGCGCGCGTCAGGGACCGCCTCGACCCCGACCGCCGCTTCGCCAACCCCTACCTCGACCGCGTCCTCGGCCCGTAGGCCGGCCGCGCCCGGCTACGCGGCGTCGGTGGCGACGACGGCCCAGGCGAGCCCGTCGGCCGGGTCCTCGACGGCGAGGTGGAGCGACCAGCCGGTGATCGGCTCGTCGGCGTCCCACGACCACCAGCGCAGCTCGGCCACGGCGGCGCCGAGGTCGGCGGGGTCGACCGGCCAGTCGTCGACCATCCCGCACAGCGCGGCGGCCGCCCACCACGCCCCGAACCGGCCCGTCGCCATGCCCCGGCGGCGGCCGTGCGCGCCGCCGCTCGCCGCCGTCCACGCCATCGCCGCCATCCCCTGCGCCGGCGTCAGCTCGGCCATCCTCGCCCTGGGCGGGCCGAGGCGGGCGACGGCGGCGGCGGCCCGGCCCTCGACGCACACCGCCTCGGCCCGGCCGTTCGACTCGGCCGTCCATGCCCTCGCCAGCTCCACCAGCGCGTCGCAGGCGGTGGGGTCGTCCACCGGCCGGCCGGCGGCCGGCAGCGCCACCGGCACCGGCCGCGGCAGGTCCGGGGTCGGGAAGTCGGCGGTCGCGGCCCGGTAGCTGGCGACCGGGTAGGCGGGCTCCCAGGCGGCGAGCACGGGCGGCAGGTCGAGGACGGCCGGGTCGAGCAGCGGGTCGCCGGTCAGGTCGTCGCCCCTCACCACCCGCTCGTGCCCGCACACCGTGGCGAGCGGGCCGGGGGAGAGGTGGGGCCGCAGCTCGGACCAGGCGTGGGCCGACGCCGCCACCTCGGGCAGCGGCCCGAGCGTGAACCGGCCGGCGCCCTCGACGAGCACCGCCGCCGCCCACGGCCCGGGCGCCTCGAGGGCCAGGCGGTACTCGGCGTGGGCCGCCGCCGGCCACAGCTGCTTGCCCCGCTGGAGGGCCGCCCGGCTCCGGTCCCGCAGGCGGACGAGCCCGTCCCAGTCCCGCCGGTCGCAGCGCCGGTCGATCTCCCGCACCAGCTCGTCGAGGTCGCCGAGGTCGACCAGGCGGTCGAGGACGTCGTCCTCCCTCGGCCGCCTGCTCACACCAGGGGCCAGGGGTAGTGGCGGCCGGTCGGGTCCTCGGGGAACACCGGCCGGCGCACGAGCGCCCTGGCCCGCTTCACGAACGCGTCGACCTCGCCCCGCTCCAGCAGCGCGTGCAGGCCGGGCGGGGGCGC
Proteins encoded in this region:
- a CDS encoding D-arabinono-1,4-lactone oxidase: MPALAGRRSWRNWAGNQSCSPAEIAHPAAEDELVGLVLAAADADRRVKVVGSGHSFTDIACTDGVLVDLDGYGRVLSTDPAAGTVTVQAGITLARLNDELAARGLALENLGDVAYQTVAGATSTGTHGTGLAYRGLAAGITAMRLVLADGSVLDCSADAEPAVWSAARVGLGALGIVSTLTLRCDPAFTVHAVEAPMRMEEVMADLDGFFASADHAELYWVPHTRWALTKRNTRTAEAAVPRSRWAEWRDDVLLSNVAFGAMCRLGRLRPSWIPRLAKLVPSTGTIDYSDRSDRVFTSPRLVRFCEMEYAVPREALGEALDRVRALVDRLGIQLSFPVEVRVTAADDIPLSTASGRDSGYIAVHTYRGTPHDQYFAGVEAIMDDYGGRPHWGKLHYQTARALVPRYPAWDDFARVRDRLDPDRRFANPYLDRVLGP